A single Curtobacterium sp. MCJR17_020 DNA region contains:
- a CDS encoding AI-2E family transporter → MPNIRSMRRQSPSGRPEPTGGSDDAVPAGLRIGAAFTWRILVVGAGLAVLVALVVLLQDIVVPFLIALLVCALLMPMSSFLQRHRWPKWTAVLSSLVALVLALGGLALLVTEQVRSDLPSLERRLHHSVQSLRTLLDGEPFGITAKDVDSWVSNGFDYLQAHASTILSGFQAAGTGAVHVLEGLFIIVFTTLFVLIDGPRIWGWVVRLFPRRARARIDVAGHAGWKTLTSFIRVQLVVAVTDALGVTIGALALQIPLAIPIGVIVFFGAFVPVVGAIVAGAVAVLIALVFNGWVPALVMLGIVVVVQQLESHVLHPFLTGTAVKVHPLGVVLGVTAGTTIAGVVGAFFAVPFIATVNAMVVAAANWRPGDPEPMSATVPKRERSGPAARLLARAQARERRADHGGVQS, encoded by the coding sequence ATGCCGAACATCCGCTCCATGCGCCGTCAGTCCCCCAGCGGACGACCCGAGCCGACCGGCGGCTCCGACGACGCGGTGCCTGCCGGTCTTCGGATCGGCGCGGCGTTCACCTGGCGCATCCTCGTCGTGGGTGCCGGCCTCGCCGTCCTGGTGGCGCTGGTCGTGCTGCTGCAGGACATCGTGGTGCCGTTCCTCATCGCGCTGCTCGTCTGCGCACTGCTCATGCCGATGTCGTCGTTCCTGCAGCGGCACCGGTGGCCGAAGTGGACGGCGGTGTTGTCGAGCCTGGTGGCGCTGGTGCTGGCGCTCGGCGGACTGGCGCTGCTCGTCACCGAGCAGGTGCGGTCCGACCTGCCGTCGCTCGAACGCCGGCTCCACCACAGCGTGCAGTCCCTGCGGACCCTGCTCGACGGCGAGCCGTTCGGGATCACGGCGAAGGACGTCGACTCCTGGGTGTCGAACGGCTTCGACTACCTGCAGGCGCACGCCTCGACGATCTTGTCGGGCTTCCAGGCCGCCGGCACCGGCGCCGTGCACGTGCTCGAGGGGCTGTTCATCATCGTGTTCACGACGCTGTTCGTGCTCATCGACGGCCCGCGCATCTGGGGGTGGGTCGTCCGGCTCTTCCCGCGCCGGGCTCGTGCTCGCATCGACGTCGCCGGGCACGCGGGCTGGAAGACGCTGACGAGCTTCATCCGCGTCCAGCTGGTGGTCGCCGTCACCGATGCCCTCGGCGTGACGATCGGCGCGCTCGCCCTGCAGATCCCGCTGGCGATCCCGATCGGCGTCATCGTGTTCTTCGGTGCGTTCGTCCCCGTCGTCGGGGCGATCGTCGCCGGTGCGGTCGCGGTGCTCATCGCCCTGGTCTTCAACGGCTGGGTGCCGGCGCTCGTGATGCTCGGCATCGTGGTGGTCGTGCAGCAGCTCGAGAGCCACGTCCTGCACCCGTTCCTGACCGGCACGGCCGTCAAGGTCCACCCGCTCGGGGTCGTCCTCGGGGTGACCGCGGGCACGACGATCGCGGGGGTCGTCGGTGCGTTCTTCGCGGTGCCGTTCATCGCCACCGTCAACGCGATGGTCGTGGCGGCGGCGAACTGGCGGCCCGGTGACCCGGAGCCGATGTCAGCGACGGTGCCGAAGCGCGAGCGGAGCGGTCCCGCCGCACGACTCCTGGCGCGCGCGCAGGCCCGTGAGCGCCGTGCCGATCACGGCGGGGTCCAGTCGTAG
- a CDS encoding Mrp/NBP35 family ATP-binding protein, producing MADAAPADEQLGTAVLAALGRVIDPEIRRPVTELDMIRGVDVQPGGAVRVDLQLTIVGCPAADTIERDVRVAAGSVDGVSSVDVDVSVMAPATRAALTERLRAGRPNGIQFTADSLTRVIAVTSGKGGVGKSTVTANLAVALARRGLRVGIVDVDVHGFSIPGLMGLTDEHGVAPRPTRVDSMILPPVAHDVKVVSIGMFVDDASTAVSWRGPMLHRTVNQFLTDVFFGDLDLLLLDLPPGTGDVAISVGQLLPHAEVLVVTTPQAAAADVAERSGIVARQTGQRVIGVVENMAGLVQPDGSVLHLFGEGGGAETAARLSRGQDAPVPVLGSVPLSVPLREGGDTGLPVVLGAPEDPAAVALAAIADGITTMGRGLAGRKLGLSLS from the coding sequence GTGGCTGACGCGGCTCCCGCCGACGAGCAGCTGGGCACGGCGGTCCTCGCTGCGCTCGGCCGCGTGATCGACCCCGAGATCCGTCGGCCCGTCACGGAGCTCGACATGATCCGTGGGGTCGACGTGCAGCCAGGAGGCGCGGTGCGCGTCGACCTGCAGCTCACGATCGTGGGGTGCCCCGCCGCCGACACCATCGAGCGCGACGTGCGCGTCGCCGCCGGTTCCGTGGACGGGGTGTCGTCGGTCGACGTCGACGTGTCGGTGATGGCCCCCGCGACGCGTGCCGCGCTGACCGAACGCCTGCGGGCCGGCCGGCCGAACGGCATCCAGTTCACGGCGGACTCGCTCACCCGGGTGATCGCCGTCACGAGCGGCAAGGGCGGTGTCGGCAAGTCGACGGTCACCGCCAACCTCGCCGTCGCGCTCGCCCGCCGGGGCTTGCGGGTCGGGATCGTCGACGTCGACGTGCACGGCTTCAGCATCCCCGGGCTGATGGGTCTGACCGACGAGCACGGCGTCGCGCCGCGTCCGACCCGGGTGGACAGCATGATCCTGCCGCCCGTCGCCCACGACGTGAAGGTCGTGTCGATCGGCATGTTCGTCGACGACGCCTCCACCGCGGTGTCCTGGCGCGGCCCGATGCTGCACCGCACCGTGAACCAGTTCCTGACCGACGTGTTCTTCGGCGACCTGGACCTGCTCCTGCTCGACCTGCCGCCCGGCACCGGTGACGTCGCGATCTCGGTCGGTCAGCTCCTCCCGCACGCCGAGGTCCTGGTCGTGACCACACCCCAGGCGGCCGCGGCCGACGTCGCCGAGCGCAGCGGGATCGTCGCACGGCAGACGGGCCAGCGGGTGATCGGGGTCGTCGAGAATATGGCCGGGCTCGTGCAGCCCGACGGCTCGGTCCTGCACCTGTTCGGCGAGGGCGGCGGCGCCGAGACCGCGGCCCGGCTGTCCCGCGGGCAGGACGCCCCCGTGCCGGTGCTCGGCAGCGTGCCGCTCTCCGTGCCGCTGCGCGAGGGCGGGGACACCGGTCTGCCGGTCGTGCTCGGCGCGCCGGAGGACCCCGCGGCCGTCGCACTCGCCGCGATCGCCGACGGCATCACGACGATGGGGCGCGGACTGGCCGGACGGAAGCTGGGCCTGTCACTGTCCTAG
- a CDS encoding class I SAM-dependent methyltransferase, with protein MSMDHVSVDWDRARDTNRANWDDRVPIHEGAYAIDELSDPAHRSDVVRDDLPALTPWLPNGSLAGLDVCHLQCHIGTDTVSLAREGARLIGVDFSPAALASAAGLATRLGLDVTWVETDVLDARAAVPGDFDLVYTSIGTICWLPDLDRWAAQVAGLLRPGGVFFIRDGHPALYALDETADELVTRYRYFPDGTAQQWDDAGTYAGDGTVANTRTFEWPHPLSEIVNALLGAGLRLRRLDEGRTLPWRFSPRMEDTGDGSWAWPDADRDRVPLTYTIVATRD; from the coding sequence ATGAGCATGGATCACGTCAGCGTCGACTGGGACCGCGCCCGCGACACGAACCGGGCGAACTGGGACGACCGGGTGCCGATCCACGAGGGTGCCTACGCCATCGACGAGCTGTCCGACCCGGCGCACCGCTCCGACGTCGTGCGCGACGATCTGCCGGCACTGACGCCGTGGCTGCCGAACGGCTCGCTCGCCGGCCTCGACGTCTGCCACCTGCAGTGCCACATCGGCACCGACACCGTGTCGCTCGCCCGTGAGGGCGCCCGGCTGATCGGCGTCGACTTCTCCCCCGCGGCGCTCGCCTCTGCCGCCGGCCTCGCGACGCGGCTCGGACTCGACGTCACCTGGGTGGAGACCGACGTGCTCGACGCCCGCGCTGCCGTCCCCGGCGACTTCGACCTCGTCTACACGAGCATCGGCACGATCTGCTGGCTCCCCGACCTGGACCGCTGGGCAGCGCAGGTCGCCGGCTTGCTGCGCCCGGGCGGGGTGTTCTTCATCCGCGACGGTCACCCCGCGCTCTACGCCCTCGACGAGACCGCCGACGAGCTCGTCACCCGGTACCGGTACTTCCCGGACGGCACCGCGCAGCAGTGGGACGACGCCGGCACCTACGCCGGCGACGGCACCGTGGCGAACACCCGCACGTTCGAGTGGCCGCATCCGCTGTCCGAGATCGTGAACGCCCTGCTCGGCGCCGGACTCCGACTCCGCCGCCTGGACGAGGGGCGCACGCTGCCCTGGCGCTTCAGTCCCCGCATGGAGGACACCGGCGACGGCTCGTGGGCGTGGCCCGACGCCGATCGCGACCGGGTTCCCCTGACCTACACGATCGTCGCCACCCGCGACTGA
- a CDS encoding GNAT family N-acetyltransferase, which produces MTTPDASTDSRTPQFSIEVEHFDSPDAQRLRAAQRLEIDRAYGGDTEPGDKPTADSIAVFFLARDEAGTPLACGGLRVVDDGITEIKRMYVRPESRGSGVAAALLRRLEEAALDLGSPALVLETGNEQKRAVGFYEREGFTRIANFGPYVGAPLSICYSKVL; this is translated from the coding sequence GTGACGACGCCCGACGCCTCCACCGACTCCCGCACGCCGCAGTTCTCGATCGAGGTCGAGCACTTCGACTCCCCCGACGCGCAGCGGCTCCGGGCCGCGCAGCGCCTGGAGATCGACCGTGCCTACGGCGGCGACACCGAACCCGGCGACAAGCCGACGGCCGACTCCATCGCGGTGTTCTTCCTGGCGCGCGACGAGGCCGGCACTCCGCTGGCGTGCGGCGGACTGCGGGTCGTCGACGACGGCATCACCGAGATCAAGCGCATGTACGTCCGGCCGGAGTCCCGTGGCTCGGGTGTGGCGGCCGCGCTGCTGCGCCGGCTCGAAGAGGCCGCGCTCGACCTCGGGTCACCGGCGCTCGTGCTCGAGACGGGGAACGAGCAGAAGCGCGCCGTCGGGTTCTACGAGCGCGAGGGCTTCACGCGCATCGCCAACTTCGGTCCGTACGTCGGCGCCCCGCTGTCGATCTGCTACTCGAAGGTGCTGTAG
- a CDS encoding DUF1003 domain-containing protein, with the protein MRTRVLPTRRRGGRGDTFGRATEGIARGMGTPWFLIGLTLFCVVWMGYNTLAPKPWQFDSAAIGFTALTLVLSLQASYAAPLILLAQNRQDDRDRVQFEQDRQRAERNLADTEYLAREVVALRLAMRDMASKDFIRAELRSLLEELDRRDADDAGYANEPGSSTRG; encoded by the coding sequence ATGCGCACACGCGTGCTCCCGACCCGCCGTCGCGGCGGACGCGGTGACACGTTCGGTCGCGCGACCGAGGGCATCGCACGGGGCATGGGCACGCCGTGGTTCCTCATCGGCCTCACCCTGTTCTGTGTGGTCTGGATGGGCTACAACACCCTCGCGCCGAAGCCGTGGCAGTTCGACTCCGCCGCGATCGGCTTCACCGCGCTGACCCTGGTGCTGTCGTTGCAGGCCTCGTACGCCGCCCCGCTCATCCTGCTCGCGCAGAACCGGCAGGACGACCGCGACCGCGTGCAGTTCGAGCAGGACCGGCAGCGTGCGGAGCGCAACCTGGCGGACACCGAGTACCTGGCGCGCGAAGTCGTCGCGCTCCGGCTGGCGATGCGCGACATGGCGTCGAAGGACTTCATCCGTGCCGAGTTGCGATCCCTGCTCGAGGAACTCGACCGGCGCGACGCCGACGACGCCGGCTACGCGAACGAGCCCGGCAGCTCCACCCGTGGCTGA
- a CDS encoding general stress protein — MSNQSPFAGRTAQAFPTLPKGDVLGTYDSYPDAQRVVAKLADADFPVNQLSIVGNDLKTVERVTGKMTYGRAAIAGALSGLWLGIFFGIVLTLFSPSAGGLILAAAIIGAAFGMLYGIVSFAITKRQRDFTSVHQVLATNYQIVVNPQLTGQAQRILGEHGATPSTHWNEQPQQGAPGAPVQGQQPWRPAPPQQSPYGGHATPHQQPGGPQQPGTSAPGGQTDAPTAPPRYGTNDGPRYGENADPASAAPADRPTSGGPAIPERRPQDPPQYGERVPGATPPAPSSSSSPSSPSSPKGDDRA; from the coding sequence GTGAGCAATCAGAGTCCCTTCGCCGGCAGGACCGCCCAGGCCTTCCCGACGCTGCCCAAGGGCGACGTCCTCGGCACGTACGACAGCTACCCCGATGCGCAGCGTGTCGTGGCGAAGCTCGCCGACGCCGACTTCCCGGTCAACCAGCTCTCGATCGTGGGCAACGACCTGAAGACCGTCGAGCGCGTCACCGGCAAGATGACCTACGGCCGTGCGGCGATCGCCGGGGCCCTGTCCGGGCTCTGGCTCGGCATCTTCTTCGGCATCGTGCTCACCCTGTTCTCGCCGAGCGCCGGCGGCCTGATCCTCGCCGCCGCGATCATCGGCGCCGCGTTCGGCATGCTCTACGGCATCGTCTCGTTCGCGATCACCAAGCGGCAGCGCGACTTCACGAGCGTCCACCAGGTGCTCGCCACCAACTACCAGATCGTCGTCAACCCACAGCTGACCGGTCAGGCGCAGCGGATCCTCGGCGAGCACGGCGCGACGCCGTCCACGCACTGGAACGAGCAGCCCCAGCAGGGCGCTCCCGGTGCGCCCGTGCAGGGACAGCAGCCGTGGCGTCCCGCCCCGCCGCAGCAGTCGCCGTACGGCGGACACGCCACGCCCCACCAGCAGCCGGGAGGCCCGCAGCAGCCCGGCACGTCGGCCCCCGGCGGGCAGACGGATGCGCCCACGGCCCCGCCGCGGTACGGCACGAACGACGGGCCCCGGTACGGGGAGAACGCGGACCCGGCATCCGCCGCCCCCGCGGACCGACCCACCTCGGGTGGGCCGGCGATCCCCGAGCGTCGTCCGCAGGACCCGCCGCAGTACGGCGAGCGGGTGCCCGGTGCGACGCCGCCGGCACCGTCGTCTTCGTCGTCCCCGTCGTCCCCGTCGTCCCCGAAGGGCGACGACCGCGCCTGA
- a CDS encoding twin-arginine translocase TatA/TatE family subunit, whose translation MNIPLDKILIIGIIAVLLLGPQRLPMYAQKLAEFVKAVRRFADTAKERMRDEMGPEFDDIEWQKLDPRQYDPRRIIRDALLDSGSASSAAAVQTAQVTASKVRATAPVVPLAAGEAPPFDAEAT comes from the coding sequence GTGAACATCCCGCTCGACAAGATCCTGATCATCGGGATCATTGCCGTGCTCTTGCTCGGGCCGCAGCGCCTGCCGATGTACGCCCAGAAGTTGGCCGAGTTCGTGAAGGCCGTCCGCCGGTTCGCCGACACCGCGAAGGAGCGGATGCGCGACGAGATGGGCCCCGAGTTCGACGACATCGAGTGGCAGAAGCTCGACCCGCGACAGTACGACCCCCGCCGGATCATCCGCGACGCGCTCCTCGACTCCGGCAGCGCCAGCAGTGCCGCCGCGGTCCAGACCGCGCAGGTGACCGCCTCCAAGGTGCGCGCGACCGCTCCCGTCGTGCCGCTGGCCGCGGGAGAAGCGCCACCGTTCGACGCGGAAGCGACCTGA
- a CDS encoding class I SAM-dependent methyltransferase: MSEKESNWKFAEDIVSESEAIARAREHSLELGVEAISPAIGAQIGVIAAASRATSIIEIGTGLGVSGLYLLGGAPNATLTTIDVEVDHQQFARDAYISAGTAPARIRLIPGRANQVLPRMNEASYDVVLVDADPEHVIEYVEHGLRLARLGGTVLVPHALWRGRVADPVKRDRATTDFRLLLTEVSTSGAVRSALSPAGDGLLQLTKVTA; encoded by the coding sequence GTGTCAGAGAAAGAGTCGAACTGGAAGTTCGCCGAGGACATCGTCTCGGAGTCCGAGGCGATCGCCCGCGCTCGTGAGCACTCCCTGGAGCTCGGTGTCGAGGCGATCTCGCCCGCGATCGGCGCGCAGATCGGCGTGATCGCCGCAGCCTCCCGAGCCACGAGCATCATCGAGATCGGGACGGGCCTGGGAGTCTCCGGGCTGTACCTGCTCGGCGGCGCGCCGAACGCGACCCTGACCACGATCGACGTCGAGGTCGACCACCAGCAGTTCGCCCGCGACGCCTACATCAGCGCCGGCACCGCCCCCGCTCGGATCCGGCTCATCCCGGGCCGCGCGAACCAGGTGCTCCCCCGGATGAACGAGGCGTCGTACGACGTCGTCCTGGTCGACGCCGACCCCGAGCACGTCATCGAGTACGTCGAGCACGGGCTGCGGCTCGCGCGCCTCGGCGGGACCGTCCTGGTGCCGCACGCACTGTGGCGCGGACGCGTCGCCGATCCGGTCAAGCGCGACCGGGCGACCACGGACTTCCGGCTGCTGCTCACCGAGGTGTCGACGTCGGGTGCGGTGCGCAGTGCGCTCTCGCCGGCTGGTGACGGGCTGCTGCAGCTGACGAAGGTCACCGCGTAG
- a CDS encoding DUF3117 domain-containing protein, whose amino-acid sequence MAAMKPRTGDGPMEAVKEGRLIIVRVPLEGGGRLVVSVNDAEAKELHDALAEVVSA is encoded by the coding sequence ATGGCAGCCATGAAGCCGAGGACCGGTGACGGGCCGATGGAGGCTGTTAAGGAGGGTCGACTCATCATCGTGCGGGTTCCGCTCGAAGGAGGAGGCCGCCTGGTCGTCTCGGTCAACGATGCCGAGGCCAAGGAACTCCATGACGCACTCGCTGAGGTCGTCTCGGCCTAG
- a CDS encoding AAA family ATPase → MPRTHMPIRRVEEYRDPDPMPRDVWPATLPPVRQLLDEGLDLDPVTVFVGDNGVGKSTLIEAIALRFGMSPEGGSTLANHSTRPSESDLWEHIVLRRDFGAPRGGFFLRAETMHGFFTYLEDHPNHSRPEPVFHERSHGEAFLDFVIDRAQWPGLWILDEPESALSFSGCLTLIALLRSIVDSGVGQVVLSTHSPVLAAFPGATIHEVGEWGFRRTEWDELDLVRNQRSFLESPERYLRHLE, encoded by the coding sequence GTGCCGAGGACCCACATGCCGATCCGCCGCGTCGAGGAGTACCGCGACCCGGACCCGATGCCGCGCGACGTCTGGCCGGCGACGCTGCCCCCGGTGCGGCAGCTGCTCGACGAGGGGCTCGACCTCGACCCCGTGACGGTGTTCGTCGGCGACAACGGTGTCGGCAAGTCGACCCTGATCGAGGCCATCGCGCTCCGCTTCGGGATGTCGCCGGAGGGCGGCTCCACCCTGGCGAACCACTCGACGCGCCCGTCCGAGTCGGACCTGTGGGAGCACATCGTCCTCCGCCGTGACTTCGGTGCGCCCCGCGGCGGGTTCTTCCTGCGCGCCGAGACCATGCACGGCTTCTTCACCTACCTCGAGGACCACCCGAACCACTCCCGCCCGGAGCCGGTGTTCCACGAACGCAGTCACGGGGAGGCGTTCCTCGACTTCGTCATCGACCGCGCGCAGTGGCCGGGGCTCTGGATCCTCGACGAACCCGAGTCGGCGCTGTCCTTCTCCGGGTGCCTGACGCTCATCGCGCTGCTGCGATCGATCGTCGACAGCGGGGTCGGACAGGTCGTGCTCTCGACGCACTCGCCGGTGTTGGCGGCGTTCCCGGGCGCGACGATCCACGAGGTCGGCGAGTGGGGGTTCCGGCGCACCGAGTGGGACGAGCTCGACCTGGTGCGCAACCAGCGCTCGTTCCTCGAGTCACCCGAGCGGTACCTCCGGCACCTCGAGTGA
- a CDS encoding CBS domain-containing protein has product MSATKVFVARLAGCSVFDPAGDRVGKVRDVLVVYRRADPPHVVGLIVEVPGKRRIFVSVGRITSIGAGQVITTGLVNMRRFEQRGGEVRVIAEMLGRKVLIKNQRIRATIEDVAIEDRGQGDWEVAQLFLRKPKTTPSPFGKGPTTFATWNEVTEDELPGEAQSAEHVIAAYSDLVPADLASTLLDLPEERRFEVAEELPDDRLADVLEEMPDQERVEILSRLEDSRAADVLDQMQPDDAADVLAQFSDERSEALLQLMEPEEAQDVRMLLEYEPDTAGGLMTTEPVIVSADATVAEGLALVRRHDLAPVLGAAVCVTLPPYEPPTGRFLGLVHFQRMLRYPPNERLGTLIDQQTEPVRVDASAAEVTRVMATYNLLSVPVVDDAHRLVGVVTIDDVLDHVLPDDWRSQGEGEPSPLPRQRPRKTPVTTGRRTTRGPNG; this is encoded by the coding sequence GTGAGCGCCACGAAGGTCTTCGTCGCCCGCCTCGCCGGGTGCTCCGTCTTCGACCCCGCGGGCGACCGCGTGGGCAAGGTCCGGGACGTCCTGGTGGTCTACCGCCGGGCCGATCCCCCGCACGTCGTGGGGTTGATCGTCGAGGTGCCGGGCAAGCGCCGCATCTTCGTCAGCGTCGGCCGCATCACCTCGATCGGTGCCGGCCAGGTCATCACCACCGGGCTCGTCAACATGCGCCGCTTCGAGCAGCGCGGCGGCGAGGTCCGGGTGATCGCCGAGATGCTCGGTCGCAAGGTGCTCATCAAGAACCAGCGGATCCGCGCCACGATCGAGGACGTCGCGATCGAGGACCGCGGGCAGGGCGACTGGGAGGTCGCGCAGCTCTTCCTCCGCAAGCCGAAGACCACTCCGTCGCCGTTCGGCAAGGGGCCGACGACGTTCGCGACGTGGAACGAGGTCACCGAGGACGAGCTCCCCGGCGAGGCCCAGTCCGCCGAGCACGTCATCGCGGCCTACTCCGACCTGGTGCCCGCCGACCTGGCGAGCACGCTGCTCGACCTGCCGGAGGAACGCCGGTTCGAGGTCGCCGAGGAGCTCCCCGACGACCGACTTGCCGACGTGCTCGAGGAGATGCCCGACCAGGAGCGCGTCGAGATCCTGTCGCGGCTCGAGGACTCCCGCGCGGCCGACGTGCTCGACCAGATGCAGCCCGACGACGCCGCCGACGTGCTCGCGCAGTTCTCCGACGAACGGAGCGAGGCGCTCCTGCAGCTCATGGAGCCGGAGGAGGCGCAGGACGTCCGCATGCTCCTGGAGTACGAGCCGGACACCGCCGGTGGTCTGATGACCACCGAGCCCGTCATCGTCTCCGCCGACGCGACCGTCGCCGAGGGGCTCGCACTCGTCCGCCGACACGACCTCGCCCCGGTGCTCGGCGCCGCGGTGTGCGTCACGCTGCCGCCGTACGAGCCGCCGACCGGTCGGTTCCTCGGGCTGGTGCACTTCCAGCGCATGCTCCGCTACCCGCCGAACGAACGGCTCGGCACGCTCATCGACCAGCAGACCGAGCCGGTCCGGGTCGACGCGAGCGCCGCCGAGGTCACCCGCGTGATGGCGACCTACAACCTGCTGTCCGTCCCCGTGGTCGACGACGCCCACCGCCTCGTCGGGGTGGTGACGATCGACGATGTCCTCGACCACGTCCTGCCGGACGACTGGCGAAGTCAGGGCGAGGGGGAACCCTCACCGCTTCCACGCCAACGCCCGCGCAAGACACCCGTGACGACGGGAAGGAGGACCACCCGTGGCCCGAACGGATGA
- a CDS encoding carbohydrate-binding protein, protein MNQNTRVRIGLVATVAAVIAGGSLAAAPAIAATPSCATAWTAGTAYSGGATVSENGSNYTANWWTQGDDPATHAGATGSGQPWTSTGACSGTGSGTTPPGGGTTTPGTGGSGGTASGLVFSPYKDITVNLDWNTNVMNTAVTGTRIPVVGSSNSLVSTREPGLKAITLAFATGTCGSENWGGVAADAFANANIPKLDAAGVNYIVSTGGAAGSFKCSGAALQSFIARYATPHMIGVDFDIESGQSAADVQNLVSAAALAQAKYPGMRFSFTLATLAASDGSYGGLNSTGDATVKAIKASTLTNYTINLMTMDFGRATAANCVLSGSTCQMGKSSIQAVTNLQHTYGIASSKIEVTPMIGVNDTTDEVFTLADVDTLSAYAKANGLAGIHYWSLDRDTPCASTTASSTCSSVPSAPALAWTDRFLADLK, encoded by the coding sequence GTGAACCAGAACACCCGAGTACGGATCGGCCTCGTGGCCACCGTCGCCGCAGTGATCGCCGGGGGATCACTCGCCGCAGCACCGGCCATCGCCGCGACACCGTCGTGCGCGACCGCGTGGACCGCCGGCACCGCGTACTCCGGCGGTGCCACCGTCAGCGAGAACGGATCGAACTACACCGCGAACTGGTGGACGCAGGGCGACGACCCCGCGACGCACGCCGGGGCGACGGGCAGCGGCCAGCCGTGGACCTCGACCGGCGCCTGCTCCGGCACGGGCAGCGGCACCACTCCTCCCGGTGGGGGAACGACGACCCCGGGCACGGGCGGGAGCGGCGGCACGGCCAGCGGCCTGGTGTTCAGCCCGTACAAGGACATCACCGTGAACCTCGACTGGAACACGAACGTCATGAACACCGCGGTCACCGGGACGCGGATCCCGGTGGTCGGCTCGAGCAACAGCCTGGTGTCGACCCGCGAGCCCGGCCTCAAGGCGATCACCCTCGCCTTCGCGACCGGCACGTGCGGCAGCGAGAACTGGGGTGGCGTCGCGGCGGATGCCTTCGCGAACGCCAACATCCCGAAGCTCGACGCCGCCGGGGTGAACTACATCGTCAGCACCGGTGGAGCCGCCGGTTCGTTCAAGTGCTCGGGCGCCGCACTGCAGTCGTTCATCGCCCGGTACGCGACCCCGCACATGATCGGCGTCGACTTCGACATCGAGAGCGGTCAGTCCGCCGCCGACGTGCAGAACCTGGTGAGCGCCGCAGCCCTCGCCCAGGCGAAGTACCCCGGCATGCGTTTCTCGTTCACGCTCGCGACCCTGGCCGCGAGCGACGGCTCGTACGGCGGGCTGAACAGCACCGGCGACGCCACCGTGAAGGCGATCAAGGCGTCGACCCTGACGAACTACACGATCAACCTCATGACGATGGACTTCGGCCGCGCAACCGCCGCGAACTGCGTGCTCTCCGGCTCCACCTGCCAGATGGGCAAGTCCTCGATCCAGGCCGTCACCAACCTGCAGCACACGTACGGCATCGCGTCGTCGAAGATCGAGGTCACCCCGATGATCGGCGTCAACGACACCACCGACGAGGTCTTCACCCTCGCCGACGTCGACACCCTGTCCGCCTACGCGAAGGCCAACGGCCTCGCCGGGATCCACTACTGGTCGCTCGACCGGGACACGCCCTGCGCCTCGACCACGGCGTCGTCCACCTGCAGCTCCGTCCCGAGCGCACCGGCACTCGCCTGGACGGATCGCTTCCTCGCCGACCTGAAGTAG